The window CTCGCGCTGAAAAAATTCGGACTGCGTTGAATTTAGCTGTTTTTGAAAAATACGTTGATGGTTATTATACCTTCTTTTTAGATCCAGATAATTTGCAATTTGATTTGAATCTAGTGCCTTATTTGGCTTATCGCGGGTTGAAAAGTGGGGTTCCACCAACTGAAGTGACAGCTGAAAAATTCCTGCGTCAATACAAATCCATTGTGATTGCTTTATTCTCTAAAAAACAAACATTCAGTAGTTTATATGGTGGCAACCTAGAACGTGCCAAAGAAACAGGCTTTATCAAAACGGTTGCAAAGGCCCAAACGGTTCAAGAAATTACAGACTACTTAGTCAAAGAGCATCATAGTACAGTTGCTAGTGATGAGAAGAATTTACGTGTTGTTTCACGTCGCAAATTCATCACCTACAAACAATTAACGATTTGGTTTAGTGTCGCTATTTTGATTCTCATGATCCCTTTAGTGTATCTTGTTGGTTTTAGTAATCCTCATCAAGACAAGCTATTAAAATCAGATACCGCCTTTTTAAAAAATGATTATGAAGGTGTCATTACTACGTTGAGACCCATCGCTACTGACAAAATCGAAACAACACAAAAATACGAATTAGCCTATGCATATGTGCAAGGAAAAGATTTATCGGATAAACAAAAAGCAACCATTATGAAGAGTATTAGTTTAAAATCAGCTCCTGCTTATTTGGATTATTGGATTGAAAATGGTCGTGGAAATCTAGACGAAGCCTTAGCTCTTGGGAAAAAACTAGAAGATAGTACGTTAATCTTGTATGCACTTCAACAAAAAATTGAACAGATTAAAAATGATCCTGACTTAAAAGGTGCAGATTACGAGAAAAAACTAGAAGAAGCCGAAGCAGAATATAAAAAATACAATGAAATTTATCAAAAAGCGATTGAGGAAATGCAAGGCAGTGAAGCCAAAGAAAATGTTCTACTAGATCCTACTGCGACAGATAGTTCAAGCTTAGAAAAAAATCCAGCACAAACAGATAGCAGCAAGTAGGGGAGGAAAACAAATGAAATCAGTAAAATTAAGTATCAATAATGACCACTACTTGCATCAATTAGTTTTAAATCCTAAGGAAAGTTATAGGATTGGCAGTCAACCGCACCATGATGTTTACTTTCCAACAGCAGAACTAGCTGAAGGTGAAGTGGGAGAGGAATTGCAGTTGGATTTCCATGAAGCAAGTCAACAATGGGGCTTTCAGAATGCAGATGTAGCAAGAGTTCTAGAATTAAATCACGAGAATGAAATTAAGCTAAATCAAACTACGCTAACCTATAATTTACTTGAAGTGACCGATCCCGTGGCGTATCAATTAGACATTGAAAAAAATTGGCATATTGGTTCGGATAATGCGGCAACTATTCAATTGCCGAATCAGATGCTAGAAA is drawn from Carnobacterium gallinarum DSM 4847 and contains these coding sequences:
- the essB gene encoding type VII secretion protein EssB; this translates as MNVKEIKVMKFEDHNYSMNKQEDEWILHLKKSDAHLRNEQEINLLLEEKKEFLPVTIQNKEDAFIFHFQPMAHGISFEEILTKSRAEKIRTALNLAVFEKYVDGYYTFFLDPDNLQFDLNLVPYLAYRGLKSGVPPTEVTAEKFLRQYKSIVIALFSKKQTFSSLYGGNLERAKETGFIKTVAKAQTVQEITDYLVKEHHSTVASDEKNLRVVSRRKFITYKQLTIWFSVAILILMIPLVYLVGFSNPHQDKLLKSDTAFLKNDYEGVITTLRPIATDKIETTQKYELAYAYVQGKDLSDKQKATIMKSISLKSAPAYLDYWIENGRGNLDEALALGKKLEDSTLILYALQQKIEQIKNDPDLKGADYEKKLEEAEAEYKKYNEIYQKAIEEMQGSEAKENVLLDPTATDSSSLEKNPAQTDSSK